A stretch of Streptomyces vietnamensis DNA encodes these proteins:
- a CDS encoding metal-dependent hydrolase, translating into MSNTQPAPVASEHVELKARKVSFDWEETPLHWVPGDPFTTHTINVLHLLLPAGERWFVHVYKQALPYITDDRLREDVIGFIGQEAIHSQAHDDVLPHLRKLGLDPTPYTAQVDWFFEKLLGDRTLPPGRPRRWWLMERVALIAAIEHYTAFLGDWVLNADELDRVGADPTMLDLLRWHGAEEVEHRAVAFELFMHLDGGYRRRARTWALAFSALVFLWQRGIRFFMENDPGLVNPKASFADFVRKGRQGVLPSTPAMLRSIPRYLSRAYHPSQEGNTAQAMAYLASSPGANGGR; encoded by the coding sequence ATGTCTAATACGCAGCCTGCACCGGTGGCGTCGGAGCACGTCGAGCTCAAGGCCCGCAAGGTCTCCTTCGACTGGGAAGAGACGCCGCTCCACTGGGTACCGGGCGACCCCTTCACCACGCACACCATCAACGTGCTGCACCTGCTGCTCCCGGCCGGCGAGCGCTGGTTCGTCCACGTCTACAAGCAGGCGCTGCCGTACATCACCGACGACCGGCTGCGCGAGGACGTCATCGGCTTCATCGGCCAGGAGGCCATCCACTCCCAGGCCCACGACGACGTCCTCCCGCACCTGCGGAAGCTGGGCCTCGACCCCACCCCGTACACCGCGCAGGTCGACTGGTTCTTCGAGAAGCTCCTCGGGGACCGGACCCTGCCGCCCGGCCGGCCGCGCCGCTGGTGGCTGATGGAGCGGGTCGCGCTGATCGCCGCCATCGAGCACTACACCGCCTTCCTCGGCGACTGGGTCCTCAACGCCGACGAGCTCGACCGCGTCGGCGCCGACCCGACCATGCTCGACCTGCTGCGCTGGCACGGGGCCGAGGAGGTCGAGCACCGCGCGGTCGCCTTCGAGCTCTTCATGCACCTCGACGGCGGCTACCGGCGCCGCGCCCGCACCTGGGCGCTCGCCTTCTCCGCGCTCGTCTTCCTCTGGCAGCGGGGCATCCGCTTCTTCATGGAGAACGACCCCGGTCTCGTCAACCCGAAGGCCTCCTTCGCGGACTTCGTCCGCAAGGGGCGGCAGGGCGTCCTGCCCTCCACCCCGGCCATGCTGCGCTCCATACCCCGCTACCTCAGCCGCGCCTACCACCCCTCCCAGGAGGGGAACACCGCGCAGGCCATGGCCTACCTGGCCTCCTCCCCCGGCGCCAACGGAGGCCGCTGA
- a CDS encoding PDR/VanB family oxidoreductase: MPRLTTVALVAGAALLVRRAVRSRMSTAPLWPMPALDTPVSGYGRGSTVPRKVLVTGRTTPAEGVVELRLEGAGLPAWQPGAHVDLVLPSGLVRQYSLCGDPAATDTYTVATRLIEDGRGGSREVHEQLHEGVEIEIRGPRNRFPLVGSPAYVFVAGGIGITPVLPMLRAAEAAGADWRLVYCGRSRATMPYLAEVERLGGERVTVVAEDESGFPDLEFLGRLPAETAVYCCGPDGLMDAVGAAMPEGRAPRLERFTAAATTGGTAFEVELRRSGRTLTVAADQSLLSAVREELPGITYSCQQGFCGTCQQRVLEGEIDHRDELLTDEERDDSMLICVSRCAGKRLVLDL, translated from the coding sequence ATGCCCCGCCTCACCACCGTCGCCCTCGTCGCCGGAGCCGCGCTGCTCGTCCGCCGCGCCGTCCGCAGCCGCATGTCCACCGCCCCGCTCTGGCCGATGCCCGCCCTCGACACCCCCGTCTCCGGGTACGGGCGGGGCAGCACCGTCCCCCGCAAGGTCCTGGTCACCGGCCGCACCACACCCGCCGAGGGCGTCGTCGAACTGCGCCTGGAGGGCGCTGGTCTGCCCGCCTGGCAGCCGGGCGCCCACGTCGACCTCGTCCTGCCCTCGGGGCTCGTCCGGCAGTACTCGCTCTGCGGCGATCCGGCCGCGACGGACACGTACACCGTCGCCACCCGCCTCATCGAGGACGGGCGCGGCGGCTCGCGCGAGGTGCACGAGCAGCTCCACGAGGGCGTGGAGATCGAGATCCGGGGGCCCCGCAACCGCTTCCCGCTCGTCGGCTCCCCCGCGTACGTCTTCGTCGCCGGCGGCATCGGCATCACCCCGGTCCTGCCCATGCTGCGCGCCGCCGAGGCGGCCGGGGCGGACTGGCGGCTCGTGTACTGCGGGCGGAGCCGGGCCACCATGCCGTACCTGGCGGAGGTCGAACGGCTCGGCGGCGAGCGCGTGACGGTCGTCGCCGAGGACGAATCCGGCTTCCCCGACCTGGAGTTCCTCGGTCGGCTCCCCGCCGAGACCGCCGTCTACTGCTGCGGGCCCGACGGTCTGATGGACGCGGTCGGCGCGGCGATGCCCGAGGGCCGGGCGCCCCGGCTCGAACGCTTCACCGCCGCCGCGACGACCGGCGGCACCGCCTTCGAGGTCGAACTGCGCCGCTCCGGGCGTACGTTGACGGTGGCGGCCGACCAGTCGCTCCTGTCGGCCGTACGCGAGGAGCTGCCGGGGATCACATACTCCTGCCAACAGGGCTTCTGCGGGACCTGCCAACAGCGGGTCCTGGAGGGCGAGATCGACCACCGGGACGAGCTGCTCACCGACGAGGAGCGGGACGACTCGATGCTGATCTGCGTCTCGCGCTGCGCGGGGAAGCGGCTCGTCCTCGACCTCTGA
- a CDS encoding TetR/AcrR family transcriptional regulator: MTTGVRRRMGVEERKQQLIGVALELFSHRSPDEVSIDEIAAAAGISRPLVYHYFPGKQSLYEAALRRAADELAARFVEPARGPLGPRLLRVMGRFFDFVDDHGPGFAALMRGGPAVGSSTTNAMIDEVRQAAYEQILAHLEVEKPSARLELVVRSWVSLAESTALLWLDGRRVPRAELELQLVHDFAALAAVSAAYDPDMAEILVGILADEPADGPFGDLVARLSALVPHVPDQRLR, encoded by the coding sequence ATGACGACCGGGGTACGCCGCAGGATGGGCGTCGAGGAGCGCAAGCAGCAGTTGATCGGGGTGGCCCTCGAACTCTTCAGCCACCGCTCTCCCGACGAGGTCTCCATCGACGAGATCGCCGCGGCCGCGGGCATCTCGCGGCCGCTGGTCTACCACTACTTCCCCGGCAAGCAGAGCCTCTACGAGGCCGCGCTGCGGCGGGCGGCGGACGAACTGGCGGCCCGGTTCGTGGAACCGGCACGCGGGCCGCTCGGGCCGCGGCTGCTGCGGGTGATGGGCCGGTTCTTCGACTTCGTCGACGACCACGGGCCCGGCTTCGCGGCGCTGATGCGCGGCGGGCCCGCCGTCGGCTCGTCCACGACGAACGCGATGATCGACGAGGTCCGGCAGGCCGCGTACGAGCAGATCCTCGCCCACCTGGAGGTCGAGAAGCCCTCCGCTCGGCTCGAACTGGTCGTCCGCTCCTGGGTGTCGCTCGCCGAGTCGACGGCGCTCCTCTGGCTGGACGGCCGCCGGGTGCCGCGCGCCGAGCTGGAGCTCCAGCTCGTGCACGACTTCGCGGCGCTGGCGGCGGTGAGTGCCGCGTACGACCCGGACATGGCGGAGATCCTGGTCGGCATCCTCGCCGACGAGCCGGCCGACGGCCCCTTCGGGGACCTGGTGGCCAGGCTCTCGGCCCTCGTGCCCCACGTACCCGATCAGCGCTTGCGGTAG
- a CDS encoding 5-carboxymethyl-2-hydroxymuconate Delta-isomerase, translating into MPQITVDYSAPLDRRGFARALHPIVVETVDASLDACKTRFREVEEFVVGDGATDDVIVHVDIALLAGRTDEAKARLSDAVLALLPAYLKAKEGVHLSVEVHDLDGSYRKR; encoded by the coding sequence ATGCCGCAGATCACCGTCGACTACTCCGCGCCCCTCGACCGGCGCGGCTTCGCGCGCGCCCTGCACCCCATCGTCGTGGAGACGGTCGACGCCTCGCTCGACGCCTGCAAGACCCGGTTCCGGGAGGTCGAGGAGTTCGTCGTCGGCGACGGAGCGACCGATGACGTCATCGTGCACGTCGACATCGCCCTGCTGGCCGGCCGTACGGACGAGGCCAAGGCGCGGCTCTCGGACGCCGTTCTCGCCCTGCTGCCCGCGTACCTCAAGGCGAAGGAGGGCGTCCACCTCTCCGTCGAGGTCCACGACCTCGACGGTTCCTACCGCAAGCGCTGA
- a CDS encoding GNAT family N-acetyltransferase produces the protein MTTQVTFRQADERDLDLLAGMFDGVARWMVRSGIDQWKPGARGPEHFRTRIAEGEVWIASHGDRAVGAYELWWEDREVWGPQPPVAGYVHRLMTDREAAPAGAGRVLLAHAEDRIAASGRSLARLDCEARNPVLGTYYEGAGYAAVGPHLEKVGADGRVYAVRLMEKALA, from the coding sequence ATGACGACACAAGTGACCTTCCGGCAGGCGGACGAACGCGATCTCGACCTTCTGGCGGGAATGTTCGACGGGGTGGCCCGCTGGATGGTGCGCAGCGGGATAGACCAGTGGAAGCCGGGGGCCCGGGGCCCCGAGCACTTCCGTACGCGGATCGCGGAGGGCGAGGTCTGGATCGCGTCCCACGGGGATCGGGCGGTCGGCGCGTACGAGCTGTGGTGGGAGGACCGGGAGGTCTGGGGGCCGCAGCCGCCGGTGGCCGGGTACGTGCACCGGCTGATGACCGACCGGGAGGCGGCGCCCGCCGGTGCGGGGCGGGTGCTGCTCGCGCACGCGGAGGACCGGATCGCGGCCTCGGGCCGGTCGCTGGCGCGCCTTGACTGCGAGGCGCGCAATCCGGTCCTGGGGACGTACTACGAGGGGGCCGGGTATGCGGCCGTCGGCCCGCACCTGGAGAAGGTGGGGGCCGACGGCCGGGTGTACGCGGTGCGGCTGATGGAGAAGGCCCTGGCGTGA
- the pulA gene encoding pullulanase-type alpha-1,6-glucosidase codes for MIPKRTAVALAAALCAALVPAVPATAAPRPPAPPSDKALAAQPARQDLTREQFYFVLPDRFANGDTGNDRGGLTGSRTETGFDPSDKGFYQGGDLKGLTERLDYIKGLGTTAIWMAPIFKNRPVQGTGKDASAGYHGYWITDFTQVDPHFGTNEDLERLIAAAHAKGMKVFFDVITNHTADTVDYAEKKYGYRPKGAYPYLDASGRPFDDRTKIGKVDADSFPYTPTTTGGKVPSWLNDPTMYHNRGDSTWAGESAEYGDFVGLDDLWTERPEVVEGMKKIYEKWVRDFRIDGFRIDTVKHVNLDFWTQWATALDKYAAEQGREDFFMFGEVYSADTAVTSPYVTRGRLDATLDFPFQDAARAFASQGAGADRLAKVFAEDYRYTTDKANAYEQVTFLGNHDMGRIGTFLKQDNPNASDEELVRRDRLANELMFLSRGNPVIYYGDEQGFTGPGGDKDARQTLFASKTADYLDDDQLGTDRTHASDAYDTTHPLYRSIAALSKLTRENPALRDGVQQERHAEGSVYAFTRTDPKTRTEYLVAVNGATEPKTVTVPVDSAAFRTLYGGQGAVTAVDGKVTVTVPALSSLVLKADAPLPAPAAQPTVTLKAPAAGSTGTVELSADVTGGGLNRVVFAAQVGDGRWQTLGTADHTPYKVTQHVTAPAGTALRYKAVVVDSTGRTASALAATTAGAPPAPEKPVAVERAYAVVHYKRADGNYDGWKLKAAGQEAAFTGRDAFGAFAWVKVPEGASTVTYTVEKDGTADGPQRGITLGRTGEVWITQGSDGQSDTNPAPATPDKTKAVIHYKREDGDYDGWGLHLWTGAAQPTDWSRPLMPTRVDAYGAVYEVPLADGASSLSYILHKGDQKDLPTDQSLDLSTYGTEVWLLAGQPKYLLPTTGGTPNLDLGKAEAQWIDRNTVVWKVKSTDATSQQLVYAEDGGITVTDGALSDEGRWLRLTPSALTDAQKAKFPHLAAYPAFTVDPRDADRVRDSLRGQLIATQRAANGALLAATGVQTAGVLDDLYAAKATQAQLGPVFRHGRPTLSLWAPTARSVALELDGKTVPMRRDAASGVWSVTGPRDWAGKPYRYVVKVWAPSVQKVVENRVTDPYSTALTTDSARSLAVDLTDPKLAPVGWKELKKPAAVPLRDAQIQELHIRDFSIADPTAKADHRGTYLAFTDKNSKGSEHLKALAASGTSYVHLLPAFDLGTVPEKKSDRTTPACDLKVYAPDSAEQQACVTAAAAEDAYNWGYDPLHYTVPEGSYSTDPEGTRRTVEFRQMVQALNGDGLRTVMDVVYNHTVAAGQSDKSVLDRIVPGYYQRLQADGSVATSTCCANTAPENAMMGKLVVDSIVTWAKQYKVDGFRFDLMGHHPKANILAVRHALDELTLEKDGVDGKSIILYGEGWNFGEIADDARFVQATQKNMAGTGIATFSDRARDAVRGGGPFDEDPGVQGFASGLYTDPNTSTSNGTPAEQKARLLHYQDLIKVGLSGNLADYTFTDTSGRTVKGSQVDYNGAPAGYAAAPGDALAYTDAHDNESLYDALAFKLPAGTSPADRARMQVLAMATATLSQGPALSQAGSDLLRSKSLDRNSFDSGDWFNAIHWDCRDGNGFGRGLPPAADNKSKWSYAKPLLANPSLTVGCAQIDGASAAYRDLQKIRTTEPVFSLATTDRVQEALSFPLSGRDETPGVITMRLGDLVIVLNATPASTSQKVADLAGKGYHLHPVQAGGSDQVVKSSTYDSTTGTFTVPARTVAVFKAS; via the coding sequence GTGATACCCAAGAGAACGGCGGTCGCGCTGGCCGCCGCCCTGTGTGCCGCCCTCGTGCCCGCCGTCCCCGCGACGGCGGCACCCCGGCCGCCCGCCCCGCCCTCCGACAAGGCCCTCGCCGCCCAGCCCGCCCGCCAGGACCTCACCCGCGAGCAGTTCTACTTCGTCCTGCCCGACCGCTTCGCCAACGGCGACACCGGAAACGACCGCGGCGGCCTCACCGGCAGCCGCACGGAGACCGGCTTCGACCCGAGCGACAAGGGCTTCTACCAGGGCGGCGACCTCAAGGGCCTCACCGAGCGGCTCGACTACATCAAGGGCCTCGGCACCACCGCCATCTGGATGGCGCCGATCTTCAAGAACCGGCCCGTGCAGGGCACCGGCAAGGACGCGAGCGCCGGCTACCACGGCTACTGGATCACCGACTTCACCCAGGTCGACCCGCACTTCGGGACCAACGAGGACCTGGAGCGGCTGATCGCCGCCGCCCACGCCAAGGGCATGAAGGTCTTCTTCGACGTCATCACCAACCACACCGCCGACACCGTCGACTACGCGGAGAAGAAGTACGGCTACCGCCCCAAGGGCGCCTACCCGTACCTCGACGCCTCGGGCCGCCCCTTCGACGACCGTACGAAGATCGGGAAGGTCGACGCGGACTCCTTCCCGTACACGCCGACGACGACCGGAGGGAAGGTCCCGTCCTGGCTGAACGACCCGACGATGTACCACAACCGGGGCGACTCCACCTGGGCCGGGGAGTCCGCCGAGTACGGCGACTTCGTCGGCCTCGACGACCTGTGGACCGAGCGCCCCGAGGTCGTCGAGGGCATGAAGAAGATCTACGAGAAGTGGGTCCGGGACTTCCGAATCGACGGTTTCCGCATCGACACCGTCAAGCACGTGAACCTGGACTTCTGGACCCAGTGGGCCACCGCCCTGGACAAGTACGCGGCCGAGCAGGGCCGTGAGGACTTCTTCATGTTCGGCGAGGTCTACTCCGCCGACACCGCCGTCACCTCCCCGTACGTCACCCGGGGCCGGCTCGACGCCACCCTCGACTTCCCCTTCCAGGACGCGGCCCGCGCCTTCGCCTCCCAGGGCGCCGGAGCCGACCGCCTCGCCAAGGTCTTCGCCGAGGACTACCGGTACACCACCGACAAGGCCAACGCCTACGAGCAGGTGACCTTCCTCGGCAACCACGACATGGGCCGCATCGGCACGTTCCTGAAGCAGGACAACCCGAACGCCTCCGACGAGGAACTCGTCCGCCGCGACCGGCTCGCCAACGAGCTGATGTTCCTCTCCCGGGGCAACCCGGTGATCTACTACGGCGACGAGCAGGGCTTCACGGGCCCCGGCGGCGACAAGGACGCCCGCCAGACCCTCTTCGCCTCGAAGACCGCCGACTACCTCGACGACGACCAGCTCGGCACCGACCGCACGCACGCCTCCGACGCGTACGACACCACGCACCCCCTGTACCGCTCGATCGCCGCGCTCTCGAAGCTCACGCGGGAGAACCCTGCCCTCCGCGACGGCGTCCAGCAGGAGCGTCACGCCGAGGGCTCCGTCTACGCCTTCACCCGTACGGACCCGAAGACGCGCACCGAGTACCTGGTCGCCGTCAACGGCGCCACCGAGCCGAAGACCGTCACCGTCCCCGTCGACTCCGCCGCCTTCCGCACCCTGTACGGGGGTCAGGGCGCCGTCACGGCCGTCGACGGCAAGGTGACCGTCACCGTCCCCGCCCTCTCCTCCCTGGTCCTCAAGGCCGACGCCCCGCTGCCCGCCCCGGCGGCCCAGCCCACCGTGACGCTCAAGGCCCCGGCCGCCGGCTCCACCGGCACCGTCGAGCTCTCCGCCGACGTCACCGGCGGCGGCCTGAACCGGGTCGTCTTCGCCGCCCAGGTCGGCGACGGCCGCTGGCAGACCCTCGGCACCGCCGACCACACCCCCTACAAGGTCACCCAGCACGTCACCGCCCCCGCCGGCACCGCCCTGCGCTACAAGGCCGTCGTCGTGGACAGCACGGGCCGCACCGCGAGCGCCCTCGCCGCCACCACGGCCGGCGCGCCCCCGGCCCCGGAGAAGCCGGTCGCCGTCGAGCGGGCGTACGCCGTCGTGCACTACAAGCGCGCGGACGGGAACTACGACGGCTGGAAGCTGAAGGCCGCGGGCCAGGAAGCCGCCTTCACCGGCCGCGACGCCTTCGGCGCCTTCGCCTGGGTGAAGGTCCCCGAGGGCGCCTCCACCGTCACGTACACCGTCGAGAAGGACGGCACCGCCGACGGCCCGCAGCGCGGCATCACCCTCGGCCGCACCGGCGAGGTCTGGATCACGCAGGGCTCCGACGGCCAGTCCGACACGAACCCGGCCCCCGCCACCCCGGACAAGACCAAGGCCGTCATCCACTACAAGCGCGAGGACGGCGACTACGACGGCTGGGGCCTCCACCTGTGGACCGGCGCCGCCCAGCCCACCGACTGGTCACGGCCGCTGATGCCGACGCGCGTCGACGCGTACGGCGCGGTCTACGAGGTGCCGCTGGCGGACGGCGCGAGCTCCCTCTCGTACATCCTCCACAAGGGCGACCAGAAGGACCTGCCCACCGACCAGTCCCTCGACCTCTCCACGTACGGGACCGAGGTCTGGCTCCTGGCCGGACAGCCGAAGTACCTCCTCCCCACCACCGGCGGCACCCCGAACCTCGACCTCGGCAAGGCCGAGGCCCAGTGGATCGACCGGAACACCGTCGTCTGGAAGGTGAAGAGCACCGACGCCACCAGCCAGCAGTTGGTGTACGCCGAGGACGGCGGGATCACCGTCACCGACGGCGCCCTCAGCGACGAGGGCCGCTGGCTCCGCCTCACCCCGTCCGCGCTCACCGACGCCCAGAAGGCGAAGTTCCCGCACCTCGCCGCGTACCCCGCCTTCACCGTCGACCCGCGCGACGCCGACCGGGTCCGGGACTCCCTGCGCGGCCAGCTGATCGCCACCCAGCGCGCCGCCAACGGCGCCCTGCTCGCCGCCACCGGCGTCCAGACCGCCGGCGTCCTCGACGACCTGTACGCGGCGAAGGCCACGCAGGCGCAGCTCGGCCCGGTCTTCCGGCACGGCCGCCCCACCCTCTCCCTCTGGGCCCCCACCGCCCGGTCCGTCGCCCTCGAACTCGACGGGAAGACCGTGCCCATGCGGCGCGACGCCGCCTCCGGCGTCTGGTCGGTCACCGGCCCGCGCGACTGGGCGGGCAAGCCGTACCGGTACGTCGTGAAGGTCTGGGCACCCAGCGTCCAGAAGGTCGTCGAGAACCGGGTCACCGACCCCTACTCCACCGCCCTCACCACCGACTCCGCCCGCAGCCTCGCCGTCGACCTCACCGACCCGAAGCTCGCACCCGTCGGTTGGAAGGAGCTGAAGAAGCCCGCCGCCGTACCGCTGCGGGACGCCCAGATCCAGGAACTCCACATCCGGGACTTCTCGATCGCCGATCCCACGGCGAAGGCCGACCACCGGGGCACCTACCTCGCCTTCACCGACAAGAACAGCAAGGGCTCGGAACACCTGAAGGCGCTCGCCGCCTCCGGCACCTCCTACGTCCACCTCCTCCCGGCCTTCGACCTCGGCACCGTCCCCGAGAAGAAGTCGGACCGGACCACCCCCGCCTGCGACCTCAAGGTCTACGCCCCGGACTCGGCGGAACAGCAGGCGTGCGTGACCGCCGCCGCGGCCGAGGACGCCTACAACTGGGGCTACGACCCGCTGCACTACACGGTTCCGGAGGGTTCCTACTCCACCGACCCCGAAGGCACCCGCCGCACGGTCGAGTTCCGGCAGATGGTCCAGGCCCTCAACGGCGACGGACTGCGCACCGTCATGGACGTCGTCTACAACCACACCGTCGCCGCCGGACAGTCCGACAAGTCCGTCCTCGACAGGATCGTCCCCGGCTACTACCAGCGCCTCCAGGCCGACGGCTCCGTCGCCACCTCCACCTGCTGCGCCAACACCGCGCCCGAGAACGCGATGATGGGCAAGCTCGTGGTCGACTCGATCGTCACGTGGGCGAAGCAGTACAAGGTCGACGGCTTCCGCTTCGACCTCATGGGCCACCACCCGAAGGCCAACATCCTGGCGGTGCGCCACGCCCTGGACGAGCTGACCCTTGAGAAGGACGGCGTCGACGGAAAGTCGATCATCCTCTACGGCGAGGGCTGGAACTTCGGCGAGATCGCCGACGACGCCCGCTTCGTCCAGGCCACCCAGAAGAACATGGCCGGCACCGGCATCGCGACCTTCTCCGACCGGGCCCGCGACGCCGTGCGCGGCGGAGGCCCCTTCGACGAGGACCCGGGCGTCCAGGGCTTCGCGAGCGGCCTGTACACCGACCCCAACACGTCGACGTCCAACGGCACCCCGGCCGAACAGAAGGCCCGCCTCCTGCACTACCAGGACCTCATCAAGGTCGGCCTGAGCGGCAACCTCGCCGACTACACCTTCACCGACACCTCGGGCCGTACGGTCAAGGGCAGCCAGGTCGACTACAACGGCGCCCCCGCCGGGTACGCCGCCGCCCCCGGCGACGCCCTCGCCTACACCGACGCCCACGACAACGAGTCGCTGTACGACGCGCTGGCGTTCAAGCTCCCGGCGGGCACGTCTCCGGCCGACCGCGCCCGCATGCAGGTCCTGGCCATGGCGACGGCGACCCTCTCGCAGGGCCCGGCCCTGTCCCAGGCGGGCAGCGACCTGCTGCGCTCCAAGTCCCTGGACCGCAACTCCTTCGACAGCGGCGACTGGTTCAACGCGATCCACTGGGACTGCCGCGACGGCAACGGCTTCGGCCGGGGCCTGCCCCCTGCCGCCGACAACAAGTCCAAGTGGTCCTACGCCAAGCCCCTCCTGGCGAACCCGTCCCTCACGGTCGGCTGCGCCCAGATCGACGGCGCCTCCGCCGCCTACCGGGACCTGCAGAAGATCCGCACCACCGAGCCGGTCTTCTCCCTGGCCACGACCGACCGGGTCCAGGAGGCCCTGTCCTTCCCGCTCTCCGGCCGCGACGAGACGCCGGGCGTGATCACGATGCGCCTGGGTGACCTGGTGATCGTCCTCAACGCGACCCCGGCGAGCACCTCGCAGAAGGTCGCCGACCTCGCCGGGAAGGGTTACCACCTGCACCCGGTCCAGGCGGGCGGCTCGGACCAGGTGGTGAAGTCGTCCACGTACGACTCGACCACGGGCACCTTCACGGTCCCGGCCCGGACGGTGGCGGTCTTCAAGGCCTCGTAG
- a CDS encoding carbohydrate-binding module family 20 domain-containing protein: MARKTVAAALALVAGAAVAVTGNAPAQAAPPGVKDVTAVMFEWNFASVARECTDRLGPAGYGYVQVSPPQEHLQGSQWWTSYQPVSYKIAGRLGDRTAFKNMIDTCHAAGVKVVADSVINHMANGSGTGTGGTPFSKYDYPGLYSGADMDDCRATISNYQDRANVQNCELVQLPDLDTGEDYVRGKIAGYLNDLASLGVDGFRIDAAKHMPATDLANIKSRLTNPNVFWKQEAIYGAGEAVQPSEYLGNGDVQEFRYARDLKRVLQNEKLAYLKNFGEAWGYMPSDRSGVFVDNHDTERGGDTLNYKDGANYTLASVFMLAWPYGSPDVHSGYEWTDKDAGPPNNGQVNACYTDGWKCQHAWREISSMVAFRNTARGQAVTDWWDNGNNAIAFGRGSKAYVAINHESSALTRTFQTSLAAGTYCDVQSNTPVTVGTNGQFTATLAANTAVALHTGAMNCGTTQPATAGASFNVNATTVTGQNIYVTGNRAELGNWAPASALKLDPAAYPVWKLTVNLPAGTAFEYKYLRKDAAGNVTWESGANRTATVPVSGQIVLNDTFRN, encoded by the coding sequence ATGGCCAGAAAGACCGTGGCCGCTGCACTCGCCCTCGTGGCGGGAGCCGCTGTGGCCGTCACGGGCAACGCCCCGGCGCAGGCCGCCCCGCCCGGCGTGAAGGACGTCACCGCGGTGATGTTCGAATGGAACTTCGCCTCCGTCGCCCGGGAGTGCACCGACCGCCTCGGCCCCGCCGGATACGGATACGTCCAGGTCTCCCCGCCCCAGGAACACCTCCAGGGCAGCCAGTGGTGGACCTCGTACCAGCCGGTCAGCTACAAGATCGCCGGACGCCTCGGCGACCGCACCGCCTTCAAGAACATGATCGACACCTGCCACGCGGCGGGGGTCAAGGTCGTCGCCGACTCCGTCATCAACCACATGGCGAACGGATCGGGCACGGGAACGGGCGGGACCCCGTTCTCCAAGTACGACTACCCCGGCCTCTACTCGGGCGCCGACATGGACGACTGCCGGGCCACCATCTCCAACTACCAGGACCGCGCCAACGTCCAGAACTGCGAACTGGTCCAGCTCCCCGACCTCGACACGGGCGAGGACTACGTCCGCGGGAAGATAGCCGGCTACCTCAACGACCTGGCCTCCCTCGGCGTCGACGGCTTCCGCATCGACGCCGCCAAGCACATGCCGGCCACCGACCTCGCCAACATCAAGTCGCGCCTGACGAACCCGAACGTCTTCTGGAAGCAGGAGGCCATCTACGGCGCCGGCGAGGCCGTCCAGCCCAGCGAGTACCTCGGCAACGGCGACGTCCAGGAGTTCCGCTACGCCCGCGACCTCAAGCGCGTCCTGCAGAACGAGAAGCTCGCCTACCTCAAGAACTTCGGCGAGGCCTGGGGCTACATGCCCTCCGACCGGTCCGGCGTCTTCGTCGACAACCACGACACCGAGCGCGGCGGCGACACCCTCAACTACAAGGACGGCGCGAACTACACCCTCGCCTCCGTCTTCATGCTCGCCTGGCCCTACGGCTCCCCGGACGTCCACTCCGGCTACGAGTGGACCGACAAGGACGCGGGCCCGCCCAACAACGGTCAGGTGAACGCCTGCTACACCGACGGCTGGAAGTGCCAGCACGCCTGGCGCGAGATCTCCTCCATGGTGGCCTTCCGCAACACCGCCCGCGGGCAGGCCGTCACCGACTGGTGGGACAACGGCAACAACGCGATCGCGTTCGGCCGCGGCTCCAAGGCGTACGTGGCGATCAACCACGAGTCCTCCGCCCTCACCCGCACCTTCCAGACCTCCCTCGCCGCCGGCACCTACTGCGACGTGCAGTCGAACACCCCGGTCACCGTCGGCACGAACGGCCAGTTCACCGCCACCCTCGCCGCGAACACCGCCGTCGCCCTCCACACCGGCGCCATGAACTGCGGCACCACCCAGCCCGCCACCGCCGGCGCGTCCTTCAACGTCAACGCCACCACGGTCACCGGCCAGAACATCTACGTCACCGGCAACCGCGCCGAGCTCGGCAACTGGGCCCCCGCCTCCGCCCTCAAGCTCGACCCGGCCGCGTACCCCGTCTGGAAGCTGACGGTGAACCTGCCCGCCGGAACGGCCTTCGAGTACAAGTACCTCCGCAAGGACGCGGCCGGGAACGTGACCTGGGAGTCCGGTGCCAACCGCACCGCGACCGTGCCCGTCTCGGGCCAGATCGTCCTGAACGACACCTTCCGCAACTGA